In Kwoniella pini CBS 10737 chromosome 2, complete sequence, the sequence ATCGAAGCTTTTATTTATTCCCCCCATATAGAGTTCATCGGCCCACTCCGATCTTCTCGCGTCAATGCGGAGCCCCAGAAGTCGCCAAGATGTCGTTTCATGTTTTTCATGAATAATCTCAATTTTACCCCAATAACAGTCATTTTCGAGTCGGTTTCCCCATCATATCCGTGATACGTACTCGAATCAGATTGGGACCTGACACTTACCTACAATCTTCTGCTCATTAATCTCCACGAAAGATACCCGGTATCTGAGCCAGATGCGAAGAGAAGTAAGATGTTGGCGTTGTCACTCTTGAGAACCGCATCAGCCGGTCCCTCCACTTTTTcccaatcatcaaaaatcatcattcgTCACGcttcaaatggaaatgggaAGCCACTACCTCATATACCTGTTATTCGAACTCTAGGCCAATTGAGAAGATGGAGACAAGAAGCAAGAGAAAAGGGTCTGGAAGTGGGAGTTGTGCCAACTGTAGGTATCTCTCATAAGCTGATGAAAACGAAGTAAGCTTATCTAGTCGTAAGTAGATGGGAGCGTTGCATGAGGGACATGTGAATTTAGGTGAGCTGTTTTTGACCTATTATTCGCTGATCAATGCTTGAGCTCAGATGTGATTCATACTGTAGTTCGAACTTCCATATCGAAGCATCCTCTTACGGTCATGACCTTATTCGTGAATCCAATGCAGGTAAGCTAAACGCGGCTATACAATGTAAAATAGCTTACAAATTATCTCAATTTAGTTCGCGCCTCATGAAGACTTATCATCGTACCCGCGGAATTTTGAACGAGACGTTACACTTCTACAATCGATTTTACCCCTTCCCACTTCACCTCGACAAATGCGTGGACTAGGTGTATCTGAGCACGAATCATTCAGACCGTCCATTACTAGTAGTGGTAACGGCAGTAGTAATGGGAATAATCATGATATTAAGAGTAGTCCTTTGGTGATTTTTGCGCCTACACCTGATGTCATATATCCATTAAAGGGAGAATTGCAGGATTTGAGAAGTCATAaaggtgttgaagttgaCGTAAGGGGCTGGGCAGAAGTCATGGAGGGTGCATCAAGGCGTGAGTTCACTTAGTCCAAAAGAAGACTGATTAATATATAATCCTGACTTTATAACCTTATACTATCAGCCCAATTTTTCAAAGGAGTGGCTACTGTCTGTACGA encodes:
- a CDS encoding pantoate-beta-alanine ligase: MLALSLLRTASAGPSTFSQSSKIIIRHASNGNGKPLPHIPVIRTLGQLRRWRQEAREKGLEVGVVPTMGALHEGHVNLVRTSISKHPLTVMTLFVNPMQFAPHEDLSSYPRNFERDVTLLQSILPLPTSPRQMRGLGVSEHESFRPSITSSGNGSSNGNNHDIKSSPLVIFAPTPDVIYPLKGELQDLRSHKGVEVDVRGWAEVMEGASRPQFFKGVATVCTKLFNAVEPDHAYFGQKDIQQALLLKILVKDLLLSHPTSENLHILPTTRSSEGLALSSRNSYLSKSELQIAPILYKALSTVKKIYESNENEIENENENLTGEDLISKSIKIILKEKERILSNKNKNENELVELNLDYIEIFDKNTFEPIRGKIKEKKNKEFIIAGAIWVGKTRLIDNLLIGWEIS